In Fusarium falciforme chromosome 9, complete sequence, the sequence CGCTCTGATTTTATTCGTCGTCAATCGTCCGTTCAAGGTCGCTGGTTGGGGGTATCTCTGGCCGTCTTTTGCTGCTTGACCTCCAAAAAAAGTTGATGCTGGCGGAAATTTTGCCATGGCGACGATAAAGGCGGTGGCAGGAGTGGGGCACTGCATTCGGTGCCTTGGCACGGACCACCTGCTGTCCCTCAACCACGACGCGTCTCTTTTCTCCCAGTCGCGTAAAGTGATTGGCATCACTTCAAGCTTCAGCTGAACTGCATCAACGACTCCAACACATCAATATGCCGACCCAAAAACCCGAAGAACGTGGCGAGTCGTCCAATTCTGCCTCCAAGGCAGCTCTCACAGCTTCCACTAATGGAAACTCATCTTATGAGCTACCATGGTATGTTCCTCAAGTTCCTATGCCGGTGCTGGTCGCTCACTGATGGTTGCCAGGGTGGAAAAGTACCGACCAATCTTTCTCGACGATGTCGTCGGCAACACAGAAACGATCGAGCGACTAAAGATTATCGCAAAGGAGGGAAACATGCCTCATGTGATTATCTCGGGAATGCCAGGTATCGGAAAGACGACAAGTGTGCTGTGTTTGGCTCGACAGCTGTTGGGTGAATCGTACAAGGAGGCCGTGCTGGAGCTCAACGCCAGTGACGAACGAGGTCCGACTTTTCATACCCGAATCTTCAGGGGGAGAGAACTGACATGGATTAGGTATTGATGTCGTCCGAAACCGAATCAAAGGCTTTGCTCAAAAGAAGGTCACTCTACCGGCTGGCCGCCACAAGCTGGTCATCCTCGACGAAGCTGACAGCATGACCTCGGGCGCCCAGCAAGCACTCCGACGAACCATGGAGATTTACTCCAACACGACTCGATTTGCCTTTGCCTGTAACCAGTCGAACAAGATCATCGAGCCCCTACAATCACGATGCGCCATCCTGCGATACGCCAAGTTGACAGATGCTCAGGTCGTGAAGCGACTGATGCAAATTATTGAGGCGGAAAAGGTCGAATACAGCGATGATGGTCTGGCAGCATTGGTCTTCAGCGCTGAAGGAGATATGCGACAGGCTATCAACAACCTCCAGTCCACATATGCCGGTTTCGGGTTCGTCTCTGGAGACAACGTCTTCAAGGTCGTTGACTCGCCTCACCCCATCAAAGTCCAAGCCATGCTCAAGGCGTGCTACGAAGGCAACGTGGATTCTGCGCTGGATACCCTCCGAGAGCTCTGGGATCTGGGTTACTCGAGCCACGACATCATTAGCACCATGTTCCGAGTAACCAAGACAATACCCACACTGAGCGAGCATTCGAAGCTGGAGTTTATCAAGGAGATTGGCTTCACGCATATGAAGGTCCTGGAGG encodes:
- a CDS encoding Replication factor C subunit 4 — encoded protein: MPTQKPEERGESSNSASKAALTASTNGNSSYELPWVEKYRPIFLDDVVGNTETIERLKIIAKEGNMPHVIISGMPGIGKTTSVLCLARQLLGESYKEAVLELNASDERGIDVVRNRIKGFAQKKVTLPAGRHKLVILDEADSMTSGAQQALRRTMEIYSNTTRFAFACNQSNKIIEPLQSRCAILRYAKLTDAQVVKRLMQIIEAEKVEYSDDGLAALVFSAEGDMRQAINNLQSTYAGFGFVSGDNVFKVVDSPHPIKVQAMLKACYEGNVDSALDTLRELWDLGYSSHDIISTMFRVTKTIPTLSEHSKLEFIKEIGFTHMKVLEGVQTLLQLSGCVVRLCKINMDPKRFRP